In one Oscillospiraceae bacterium genomic region, the following are encoded:
- a CDS encoding peptide ABC transporter permease, with translation MAIQNAASAPAESITFKKQGQAKEILRRLRKDKGAMVGLAILIVLLLVIVFADQIAPYEMSIKQDVFNKLQPPSAGHIMGTDTFGRDVLARLVHGARTSLTVALLASITSCIFGSLLGAVAGYFGGRVDMLIMRALDIFMSVPDLLFTMVVVAALGSSIPVLIVAMTLAYFTNYVRLVRSEVLNLCEQEYVEASRAGGAGPMRIILTHIIPNTMGIILVNLTLNVASLVIYQSTLSFIGLSLPQPMPEWGSMLSEARQYMLRAPYLMAFPAIAIVLTAFAVNLLGDGLRDAMDPRLKN, from the coding sequence ATGGCTATACAAAACGCTGCCTCCGCCCCGGCGGAGAGCATTACCTTCAAGAAGCAGGGTCAGGCCAAGGAGATCCTGCGCCGCCTGCGCAAGGACAAGGGGGCCATGGTGGGCCTTGCGATCCTGATCGTCCTGCTGCTGGTCATCGTCTTTGCCGACCAGATCGCCCCCTACGAGATGTCCATCAAGCAGGACGTGTTCAACAAGCTCCAGCCCCCCTCCGCCGGGCACATCATGGGCACCGACACCTTCGGGCGCGACGTGCTGGCCCGCCTGGTCCACGGCGCGCGCACCTCCCTCACCGTGGCCCTGCTGGCCAGCATTACCTCCTGCATCTTCGGCTCCCTGCTGGGGGCCGTCGCGGGCTACTTCGGCGGCAGGGTGGACATGCTCATCATGCGCGCGCTGGACATCTTCATGTCGGTCCCCGACCTGCTGTTCACCATGGTGGTGGTGGCCGCGCTGGGCTCCAGCATCCCGGTGCTCATCGTGGCCATGACCCTGGCCTATTTCACCAACTACGTGCGCCTGGTGCGCTCCGAGGTGCTCAACCTGTGCGAGCAGGAGTACGTGGAGGCCTCCCGGGCCGGCGGCGCGGGGCCCATGCGCATCATCCTCACCCACATCATCCCCAATACCATGGGCATCATCCTGGTCAACCTGACCCTGAACGTGGCCAGCCTGGTCATCTACCAGTCCACCCTGAGCTTTATCGGCCTGAGCCTGCCCCAGCCCATGCCCGAGTGGGGCAGTATGCTCTCCGAGGCCCGCCAGTACATGCTCCGGGCGCCCTACCTCATGGCCTTCCCCGCCATCGCCATCGTGCTCACCGCCTTCGCCGTCAACCTGCTGGGCGACGGCCTGCGGGACGCCATGGACCCACGCCTGAAAAACTGA
- a CDS encoding diguanylate phosphodiesterase produces MKRRISLLLAVCMLFTLLAGCGGDANTPSGGNGGARDAVNLRAKIAMQTTDPADTNETEVLIVNEQIYEGLYTLDEVGGGYKMLLAKEINISDDGLVYDITLQPDVKFHNGEPLKASDVVFSYKYFMANPKYNSYTDMLSDIEAVDDGHVRLTLNRPYSPILHTFFKIKVLSEKEVTAQGEEFGTKANLAGTGPYHWDESAYNANTGWTLRAFEDYWQGAPAIKNVNYKVIVDNAAAVIALQNGELDAMLEVPLTSWEEVKGSGKFNTDEMQSNNVQFLSINYDSNEALGNDLVRQAIACAMDRDAMNMAANEGLGTVTDFYINPNYAEAAPTECSVSYPHDLAKAKELLTQAGYPDGVDVGEILVGTGSSEPFATVLQANLAEAGIATTITTLEFGAAFDRMCSQDFNLCIVADSGNYDFNNYRQQVHSGSKGIYQVKFEGDKFDWKHFDELFAEGERLTDSAERKANYTELYNAVMETYCLLPLVVPPVCAAWNPDLNVVTVPTYYHVSDWSWKA; encoded by the coding sequence ATGAAGAGACGAATCTCACTGCTCCTGGCCGTCTGTATGCTGTTCACCCTGCTGGCCGGCTGCGGAGGGGACGCCAACACCCCCTCCGGCGGAAACGGCGGCGCCCGTGACGCCGTCAACCTGAGGGCCAAGATCGCCATGCAGACCACCGACCCCGCCGACACCAACGAGACCGAGGTGCTCATCGTCAACGAGCAAATCTACGAGGGCCTGTACACCCTGGACGAGGTGGGCGGCGGCTACAAAATGCTGCTGGCCAAGGAGATCAATATCAGCGACGACGGCCTGGTCTACGACATCACCCTCCAGCCGGACGTGAAGTTCCACAACGGCGAGCCCCTCAAGGCCAGCGACGTGGTGTTCAGCTACAAGTACTTCATGGCCAACCCCAAGTACAACAGCTACACCGACATGCTCTCCGACATCGAGGCTGTGGACGACGGCCACGTGCGCCTGACCCTCAACCGCCCCTACTCCCCCATCCTGCACACCTTCTTCAAGATCAAGGTCCTCAGCGAGAAGGAGGTCACCGCCCAGGGTGAGGAGTTCGGCACCAAGGCCAACCTGGCCGGCACCGGCCCCTACCACTGGGACGAGTCCGCCTACAACGCCAACACCGGCTGGACCCTGCGGGCCTTCGAGGACTACTGGCAGGGCGCACCCGCCATCAAGAACGTCAACTACAAGGTCATCGTGGACAACGCCGCCGCCGTCATCGCCCTGCAGAACGGCGAGCTGGACGCCATGCTGGAGGTCCCCCTCACCAGCTGGGAGGAGGTCAAAGGCAGCGGCAAGTTTAACACCGACGAAATGCAGTCCAACAATGTCCAGTTCCTGAGCATCAACTACGACTCCAACGAGGCCCTGGGCAACGACCTGGTCCGCCAGGCCATCGCCTGCGCCATGGACCGCGACGCCATGAACATGGCGGCGAACGAGGGTCTGGGCACCGTCACCGACTTCTACATCAACCCCAACTACGCCGAGGCCGCCCCCACCGAGTGCTCGGTCTCCTACCCCCACGACCTGGCCAAGGCCAAGGAGCTGCTCACCCAGGCGGGCTACCCCGACGGCGTGGACGTGGGCGAGATCCTGGTGGGCACCGGCTCCTCTGAGCCCTTCGCCACCGTGCTCCAGGCCAACCTGGCCGAGGCCGGCATCGCCACCACCATCACCACCCTGGAGTTCGGCGCCGCCTTCGACCGCATGTGCTCCCAGGACTTCAACCTGTGCATCGTGGCCGACTCCGGCAACTACGACTTCAACAACTACCGCCAGCAGGTGCACAGCGGCTCCAAGGGCATCTACCAGGTGAAGTTCGAGGGCGACAAGTTCGACTGGAAGCACTTTGACGAGCTCTTCGCCGAGGGCGAGCGCCTGACCGACTCCGCCGAGCGCAAGGCCAACTACACCGAGCTGTACAACGCGGTCATGGAGACCTACTGCCTGCTGCCCCTGGTGGTGCCCCCCGTCTGCGCCGCCTGGAACCCCGACCTGAACGTGGTCACCGTGCCCACCTACTACCACGTCTCCGACTGGAGCTGGAAGGCCTAA
- a CDS encoding dipeptide/oligopeptide/nickel ABC transporter ATP-binding protein, translated as MNDEEKMLEVSGLNVIYKTDLETVYAVNGVSFSLKKGQTLGLVGETGAGKTTLALTIMRLLPERTGKVTGGNIRFEGKELTGLPEADMRNVRGDKIAMIFQDPMTSLNPVLTVGEQIGEALAVHNEAGRTKEQIEQRVDETLTMVGIPPSRKHEYPHQFSGGMKQRVVIAIALSCEPDLLIADEPTTALDVTIQAQVLLMIRDLRDRLGTSMIMITHDLGIVAQTCDNVAVMYAGEIIEMGTAEDIFESPQHHPYTEGLFGSLPNLKSKAKRLTPITGLMPDPTDLPPGCKFAPRCAKCMDVCTRVPPQAHAMGTHSIRCHLYDSAKKED; from the coding sequence GTGAACGATGAAGAAAAGATGCTCGAGGTCAGCGGCCTCAACGTCATCTACAAGACCGACCTGGAGACGGTGTACGCGGTCAACGGCGTCAGCTTCTCCCTCAAAAAGGGCCAGACCCTGGGCCTGGTGGGCGAGACCGGCGCCGGCAAGACCACCCTCGCCCTCACCATCATGCGCCTGCTCCCCGAGCGCACCGGCAAGGTCACCGGCGGCAATATCCGCTTTGAGGGCAAGGAGCTCACCGGCCTGCCCGAGGCCGACATGCGCAATGTCCGCGGCGACAAGATCGCCATGATCTTCCAGGACCCCATGACCTCCCTCAACCCCGTGCTCACCGTGGGCGAGCAGATCGGGGAGGCCCTGGCCGTGCACAACGAGGCCGGGCGCACCAAGGAGCAGATCGAGCAGCGCGTGGACGAGACCCTCACCATGGTGGGCATACCGCCCTCCCGCAAGCACGAGTACCCACACCAGTTCTCCGGCGGCATGAAGCAGCGCGTGGTCATCGCCATCGCCCTCTCCTGCGAGCCCGACCTGCTCATCGCCGACGAGCCCACCACCGCACTGGACGTCACCATCCAGGCCCAGGTCCTGCTCATGATCCGCGACCTGCGCGACCGCCTGGGCACCTCCATGATCATGATCACCCACGATTTGGGCATCGTCGCCCAGACCTGCGACAACGTGGCCGTCATGTACGCCGGGGAGATCATCGAGATGGGCACCGCCGAGGACATCTTTGAGAGCCCCCAACACCACCCCTACACCGAGGGCCTCTTCGGCTCCCTGCCCAACCTCAAGTCCAAGGCCAAGCGCCTCACCCCCATCACCGGCCTCATGCCCGACCCCACCGACCTGCCCCCCGGCTGCAAGTTCGCCCCACGCTGCGCCAAATGCATGGACGTATGCACCCGCGTTCCCCCCCAGGCCCACGCCATGGGCACCCACTCCATCCGCTGTCACCTCTACGACAGCGCCAAAAAGGAGGACTGA
- a CDS encoding peptide ABC transporter permease, with protein MYRYVIKRLLFLIPTVLGVTLIIFFVMGITPGNPGRMILGPTAKQEAVDAKNHELGYDLPLWQRYVNYVKDIVTEGDFGNSYFTSRPVFEELWPRFLLTLKLASFILVVSVGMGIPLGIYSAVRQYTLWDTVPTMLAFFLAAVPSFVIGMVLLFFFALKLNWFPSYGLDSLKSYILPVVAVAISEAAAYLRFTKSSMLEAIRQDYVRTARGKGVPERTVIWKHAMRNALLPVITCVGMRFGILLAGMVTTERLFSIPGIGSLIVDSISKKDEPVIIAATIMVAIAFTVLMLLVDIAYAFVDPRIRAKYSRTKG; from the coding sequence ATGTACCGTTATGTGATCAAACGCCTGCTGTTCCTGATCCCCACCGTGCTGGGCGTCACGCTCATCATTTTCTTCGTCATGGGCATCACGCCCGGCAACCCGGGGCGCATGATCCTGGGTCCCACCGCCAAGCAGGAGGCGGTGGACGCCAAAAACCACGAGCTGGGCTACGACCTGCCCCTGTGGCAGCGCTACGTCAACTACGTCAAGGACATCGTCACCGAGGGCGACTTCGGCAACTCCTACTTCACCAGCCGCCCCGTATTTGAGGAGCTGTGGCCCCGGTTCCTGCTCACCCTGAAGCTGGCCTCCTTCATCCTGGTTGTGTCGGTGGGCATGGGCATACCACTGGGCATCTACTCGGCGGTCAGGCAGTACACCCTGTGGGACACCGTGCCCACCATGCTGGCCTTCTTCCTGGCCGCGGTGCCCAGCTTCGTCATCGGCATGGTGCTGCTCTTCTTCTTCGCCTTAAAATTAAACTGGTTCCCATCCTACGGGCTTGACAGCTTGAAGAGCTATATCCTGCCGGTGGTGGCCGTGGCCATCTCGGAGGCCGCCGCCTACCTGCGCTTCACCAAGTCCTCCATGCTGGAGGCCATCCGGCAGGACTACGTGCGCACCGCCCGGGGCAAGGGCGTACCTGAGCGCACCGTCATCTGGAAGCACGCCATGCGCAACGCCCTGCTGCCCGTCATCACCTGCGTGGGCATGCGCTTCGGCATCCTGCTGGCCGGCATGGTCACCACCGAGCGGCTCTTCTCCATCCCCGGCATCGGCAGCCTGATCGTGGACAGCATCAGCAAGAAGGACGAGCCCGTCATCATCGCCGCCACCATCATGGTGGCCATCGCCTTCACGGTGCTCATGCTCCTGGTGGACATCGCTTACGCGTTTGTCGACCCCCGGATCCGGGCCAAATACAGCAGAACGAAGGGGTAA